GAACTTGCGCGATTCTTGTTCGAAGCCGGGGCCAAAGTCGGAACCTTGGTAAGGGCAGATTCTGATATTTCACAAATTGAGACTCTTGGTGTGGACATCTATGTTGGCGACGCCTTTTCTCAAGACGATGTGAACGACACTTTCCAGCGATTTAAGCCAGATATCGTGGTGTCAACGCTTGGTGGTCGTGATGTGAAAGGGCGAAGGGTGGACTCCACTGGGAACATCAATGTCATTCGTGGTGCGCAGAAGTCCGGGGCGAAACGGTTGATATTGGTCACCTCGTTGGGGTGTGGTGAGTCCTATTCATTCATGTCAGAGCGCGCAAAAGAGGCATTTGGAGAGGCGTTGTTGGCCAAGACCAAGGCGGAAGACTATTTGCGCAGTACCGACTTGAATTGGTCCATCATTAGGCCCGGTGGTCTTCGCAACGGGGAGAGCACGCGGGGCGGCGCGCTCTGGGAAGTGGCTGATCTACATGGATATATCTATCGAAAGGACGTGGCCGAGCTCGTTGTCAAAATATTGGACAACCCAGCGTCCTTCAGACGGGTCTTGGTTGCTCTTGATGCAACCGATCTCAGAACGGCTTTGGATCCTCAACCTAAGGCATGGTGTACCCTATGAAAATACAAAACGGTGTTCTATTGGCCTTACTTTTGACGGCTTGCGGAGAGTCGTCGGTATCTTCGCGACCTCCTGATAGCGACCTACATCTTCCCGACCAAACCCCGGCGGATGTAGGGGAGGCTGCGCTCAAAAAAGAGGCGGCCGGAAGACGCTGGTGGCGACCTCGTCTATGAGATCGCGAGCGCCCGGGATTTTGAGGAGACCAGCAAGGCTCGTTTGCTTTTGGCGCAGCTCTTTGGGCGGACCCCTGAATCTTCGAGGGTCATCGCCGTGCTCCACTATTTGGACGGCCTAACGCTCGAAGAGGTGGCCAAGGAAGTCGGTGTGTCGGTCTCTGGAGTGCGCAAGAGACTGCGCGTTTTGCGCCAGGAACTCACGATTTTGGAGAAAGGCGTTGCAAACCGTAGCTCACCAATTCTTCGTGAAATCAACGAACTGCTAATTGTTAACGGCGAATCGATCGAGTTCGAGCCGACGGGCGTAACGCGTGTGGCTGTGGAAGAGTCGAAGCTTCTGCAGACTCAAGGCGGCAAAGAGGGCATCACGTTTACAGGCATGATGCCAGGGATTACGGGAATGCAGGTACACACCAAAGATGCCGTGCGCGCGGCGTATGTCCGTGTCTCCGATGCGTATCCCGACGACCTTCTGGCTCAGATGCAGACTGATCTTGAGCCATCGATTAAATCGTGTGTTGATGAGCATGGCCCCGGCACGCTACATGCCAGGGTGCTGATCGATCGCGGTGGCGTTGTTCTAAAGATGTTGTGGGATCCTCAGACCGAAGGGTCTGATGCCTTGCTGAATTGCGCCGCGGAATCCATTCAGGCGCGTGAGTTCCCCGTGAGGGAGCCCGGTGAAGTCACCATCGCCCGGTTCAAATGGTAAGTAGAAGAGGGCTCGATTGAATTTCTAAATTGGTCATCCGTCCTAAGAACCACACCCGCTGGGTTCAAATTGGTTTTTGCTGCAGGTTGACATGAAAGTCACAAACGCTTTGGTTTTGCTCCTATTCGCCCTTCCACTCCACGCCACCGCTCAAGGGCGTCTTCACTCTCCTGACCCGGAGCCCATGACGTATGGCTGCCAGAGTCATCACGCTGGATTCTTACCGGGTGGCGATATCGTCATGGTGGACTATCACGGCGCTTGGAAGACCTGGGAGGCCGGCAACTACTCCCAAAACGGGGGTTTTGAGAATGGCCCTTGCGAGGTTCGACGCATCTTCCGAATGAGCTTGGATGGCCAGCTCAAGTGGGAGCTCGGGCATTCCGAAGATGGCTTGGGACGAGGCGACCTTGTTACCGGAATTGCGACGTTTCCAGATGGAAAAGTTGCGGTGGGCCTGACCGAGGAACAACCTCTACAAGATCAAAAGGCGCGTGTTCTTTTGTTGGATGAAAATGGCCAGGTCGTCTGGATGAAAACCAGTGCGAATAAGTCCAAATTCGCTCAGGCCACGCCCCATGCGGACGAATCCGGGAATCTTTACGTCGAGTACCATGCAAGTAATTTTGG
This Microvenator marinus DNA region includes the following protein-coding sequences:
- a CDS encoding NAD(P)H-binding protein, which gives rise to MSRVLIFGSTRGVGLELARFLFEAGAKVGTLVRADSDISQIETLGVDIYVGDAFSQDDVNDTFQRFKPDIVVSTLGGRDVKGRRVDSTGNINVIRGAQKSGAKRLILVTSLGCGESYSFMSERAKEAFGEALLAKTKAEDYLRSTDLNWSIIRPGGLRNGESTRGGALWEVADLHGYIYRKDVAELVVKILDNPASFRRVLVALDATDLRTALDPQPKAWCTL
- a CDS encoding sigma factor-like helix-turn-helix DNA-binding protein gives rise to the protein MLLAQLFGRTPESSRVIAVLHYLDGLTLEEVAKEVGVSVSGVRKRLRVLRQELTILEKGVANRSSPILREINELLIVNGESIEFEPTGVTRVAVEESKLLQTQGGKEGITFTGMMPGITGMQVHTKDAVRAAYVRVSDAYPDDLLAQMQTDLEPSIKSCVDEHGPGTLHARVLIDRGGVVLKMLWDPQTEGSDALLNCAAESIQAREFPVREPGEVTIARFKW